The Dioscorea cayenensis subsp. rotundata cultivar TDr96_F1 chromosome 7, TDr96_F1_v2_PseudoChromosome.rev07_lg8_w22 25.fasta, whole genome shotgun sequence genome includes a region encoding these proteins:
- the LOC120265793 gene encoding pentatricopeptide repeat-containing protein At3g54980, mitochondrial-like, with protein sequence MKGRGFVPTQFIYTFVVGACVKQGNLEEALSLKDELVASGRPLSLVLATSLMKGYCDQGDLDNALDLYTSVLKQGILPNVVTYSVLIDGCCRNGNVGKAFELYCQMKQTRVSPNVFKVNTIINGFLKKNKWKEALVVFDGAVSFGVVNVFTYNILMHWLFNADKVKEACCDLWDQMEERNRRLVVSNHQLQCG encoded by the exons ATGAAAGGTAGAGGCTTTGTGCCCACACAGTTCATTTATACATTTGTTGTTGGAGCGTGTGTGAAGCAAGGGAACCTTGAAGAGGCTTTGAGCCTGAAAGATGAATTGGTTGCGAGTGGCCGCCCTCTAAGCCTTGTGTTGGCCACTAGTTTGATGAAAGGGTATTGTGATCAAGGAGATCTTGACAATGCCTTGGATTTGTACACAAGTGTACTGAAGCAAGGAATTCTTCCGAATGTTGTTACCTATTCTGTTTTGATCGATGGTTGTTGTAGAAATGGGAATGTTGGAAAAGCTTTTGAGCTTTATTGTCAAATGAAGCAAACAAGGGTGTCTCCAAATGTCTTCAAAGTAAACACAATTATAAATGGTTTCTTGAAAAAGAATAAATGGAAGGAGGCCCTTGTTGTGTTTGATGGTGCTGTGAGCTTTGGTGTGGTCAATGTTTTCACCTACAACATTCTTATGCATTGGCTCTTTAACGCAGATAAAGTGAAGGAAGCTTGCTGTGACCTGTGGGATCAGATGGAGGAAAGAAATAG ACGTTTGGTTGTTTCCAATCACCAACTTCAATGTGGTTGA